Genomic segment of Truepera radiovictrix DSM 17093:
GCCGCCCCGGCGCTCCCGCGCTCTTTGGGGTCGCCGCCTAGCCGGAGCACCTCCTGCTCGAGCTCGCCGCGGAAGGTGGCGCGCTGCTGCCCGAGGTGGAGCAGGCGGGTTTTGAGCTCTTGGCTGGTCGCTTCGTCGGCGGCTTCGCGGTAGCCGTTTTCGCCGTCGATGCAGGTGCCGATCAGGTAGTTGAGCGCTTTAATGACTTCGCTGTTGTCCGCCATAAAAGACCTCCA
This window contains:
- a CDS encoding ferritin-like domain-containing protein, which codes for MADNSEVIKALNYLIGTCIDGENGYREAADEATSQELKTRLLHLGQQRATFRGELEQEVLRLGGDPKERGSAGAALHRAWINVRDAITGKDDEAILAESQRGERAALDNYEDVLKRDLPAHLKELVARQHEAIQQSYNELQSRQRAS